TGCCCCGCCCCGGTCTCTTGCCCCGCCCCGGCTTCGTGTGCCGCCCCGGCCTCTTGCTCCGCCCCGGCTTCGTCCGAGGGTTCTGGTTCGTCGCTGATAGCCATGCAAAGTAAGGGCGCGGAGCAGCAGCGGCCCCCGCCCGACCCCCTTCAGGTCACCCCTGCGGCCGACCGTGGACGACCGCGCTCCCCACCCGCAAAAAGCGGCCCCCGTCGCCGTCATATTGTCCCACGCTTCAACTTCATCGCCTCGGAGAACACGGTGCTCCCACCATCCGCGATCCGGCCGAAAAGCGGGGACAAGAAGCAGACAAGCGGCAGACAAGACGCGGGCAAGATGCGGCCAAGTCGGGTGCCACACAGTGCAGTTGTCGTATGGAGCAGGCCTCCGGCCAGCCGAAACGATTCGGCGAATCGGGCCGGCGCGGCACTATGTCTGACGCGTGTAAAGGAACCCTTGATGCCTTCGGCCAGCGCGCCCTCGTCGCTCTGTGACTTCTGCGGTGACGCGATTCACAGCACCAACAGCGGTAACCGGAAAACGTCTTCCAAGTACTGCTCGAACGCCTGCCGACAACGCGCGTACCGCCGGCGGCTCAAGGGCGACGGAATGAACACGTCGGACTCCACCGGGCTCCCGGAGCGGCTGAGCAGCTTCGTCGGCCGGACCGAGGAACTCGTCGAGCTGGGACGGCTGTTACGTACCACACGGGTACTGACGCTGACCGGCCCCGCCGGAGTGGGCAAGACCCGCCTCGCGGTCGAACTCGCCGCCCAGGAGCACCGCGGCGGGCGCAGCGAGGCCGTGCTCGTGGAACTGGGCGCGGTGATCAGGGGCGAGGTCGCACGGCAGCGGATCACGGTGGCGGCGGGCGGAGTCGGGGTCGGCGACACGGCGGCGTCGATCACGGATCCGCCGGGCACCCCGTTCGCCGCGGGCGGCGACCGGCTGCTGGTGCTGGACAACTGCGAGCACGTCCTCGACGACTGCGGTCTGGTCCTCGGCGAGCTGCTGTCCCGGCAGCCGGGGCTGCGGGTGCTGGCCACCAGCCGGGAGCCGCTGCGGCTGCCGGGCGAGACGGTCTACCCGGTCGGCGGTCTCGGGCTGCCCGATCCGGACGCCGACGGGTCGTTCACCGACTCGCTGCGCTCGGACGCGGTACGCCTGTTCGTCGACCGGGCGCGTGCCGTCGCACCGGAGTTCCAGCTCACCGAGGACAACGCGGCGCGCATCGGCACGATCTGCGCGAGGCTCGACGGGCTGCCGCTGGCCCTGGAGCTCGCGGCCCGGCTGGTGCGGGCGCTGCCGCTGGCCGAGATACACGACCGGCTGGACGACCGGCTGTCCCTGCTGACCAACGGCTGGCGCACCGCCGACCCGCGGCACCAGAGCCTGCGGGCGGCCCTCGAATGGGGCTACGAACTGCTCACGCCCGTGGAGCAGTCGCTGTTCCGGGCGTTGTCGGTGCTGCCGGGCGGGTTCGGGCCGGATGCCGCCGCGGCCGTCGCCGCGGACGACGGCGTCCCCACGGTGACCGCGCTGGAGCTGCTGGCCGGTCTCGCGGCCAAGTCGCTGATCACGCCGTGTCATGACCGGGCGGGGTCCACCCGGTTCCGGATGCTGGAGTCCGTCCAGTGTTACGGCCACGAGCGGCTGCTCGCCGAGGGCGAGGCGACCCGGACGTACGGCCGGCTGGTCGGCTGGCTGACCGGGCTGGCCGGTCCGGTCCAGGAGACGGCGCTCGCGCCGGTGGACACCGTGCGGCGGCTGGCGCGCGAACGCGACAACCTCACGCACGCGCTGGAGTGGCTCAGCGAGGGCGACGACGAGCGTCAGCTCCTGCTCGCCGGGGCGCTGGCCGTGGTCGGCATCCACCGGGGGACGTCGGCGGACACCCTCGTGCTGCTGTCCGGCGCGCTGGAGCGCACCGACCCGCGGTCGGGCCATCGCGGCATCGCCCTCGGCGCGGCCGCCCTGCTCGCCGGCTGGCGCGGGGACCCCGGGGAAGCCGTGCACATGGCGCGGCAGGGCGTGGCACTCGCCCGCGAGGCCCGCCAAGTCCACCTGCTCGGGCGGGCGTTGCTGATCCTGAGCATCGTCAAGGAACTGCACGGCGACGAGAGCGCCGTCGAGGATCTGCGGGAGTGCCTGGAGCTCAGCCGGGGGCTGGACGACGGGCTCATGACCGCGTTCTGCCTGAACCTCCTCGCCCGGCAACTGCTGGGCCGGGGCGACCTGGACCAGGCGGCGGGACTGGTCGGCCAGGCCCTCCCCGTGCTGATGGCGGA
The Streptomyces sp. NBC_01485 genome window above contains:
- a CDS encoding ATP-binding protein is translated as MNTSDSTGLPERLSSFVGRTEELVELGRLLRTTRVLTLTGPAGVGKTRLAVELAAQEHRGGRSEAVLVELGAVIRGEVARQRITVAAGGVGVGDTAASITDPPGTPFAAGGDRLLVLDNCEHVLDDCGLVLGELLSRQPGLRVLATSREPLRLPGETVYPVGGLGLPDPDADGSFTDSLRSDAVRLFVDRARAVAPEFQLTEDNAARIGTICARLDGLPLALELAARLVRALPLAEIHDRLDDRLSLLTNGWRTADPRHQSLRAALEWGYELLTPVEQSLFRALSVLPGGFGPDAAAAVAADDGVPTVTALELLAGLAAKSLITPCHDRAGSTRFRMLESVQCYGHERLLAEGEATRTYGRLVGWLTGLAGPVQETALAPVDTVRRLARERDNLTHALEWLSEGDDERQLLLAGALAVVGIHRGTSADTLVLLSGALERTDPRSGHRGIALGAAALLAGWRGDPGEAVHMARQGVALAREARQVHLLGRALLILSIVKELHGDESAVEDLRECLELSRGLDDGLMTAFCLNLLARQLLGRGDLDQAAGLVGQALPVLMAEGTPALRRMVLHTSGMLALARGDLPTAEARFAECLDNTCHPDGAACSLEGLAVASVRAGKFERGLRLFAAAGTVGESEPFVMTLLWRRSAEAARAAALDALPRAKADAAIESGREMEPRRAVEYALRIRREPAAAPGGGGDPLSRREWDVIDLVAKGLTNRQIAARLYLSVRTVETHIRNIRTTLGLRSRAHVAAWAARRDRAVITSDRPAGRRAVMA